From Humisphaera borealis, the proteins below share one genomic window:
- a CDS encoding PSD1 and planctomycete cytochrome C domain-containing protein: protein MPKLPLTRLWSVSVVCVLAWIVAPAARAADGPVDFNHDVRPILSQYCFKCHGIDDKSRKAKLRLDVREAATRAGSSDEIAIVPGKPDQSEIIKRIVSNDEDEVMPPPSMKVKLTDAQKQTLRRWVEQGAEYAPHWAFVGPKAATPPAVRNADRVRNPIDAFVLTRLEKEGLNPSAEADRYTIVRRVYLDLVGLPPTPEEADAFLNDKSPDAYEKLVDRLLASPQYGERWSRRWLDLARYADTNGYEKDRPRSIWPYRDWVIKAINADMPFDQFTVEQLAGDLLPNATTDQKIATGFHRNTMRNEEGGIDPLEFRFYSLVDRVGTTGTTWLGMTIACAQCHTHKYDPILHTDYYQMMAFFNNADEPDLEMPTAEQLEKKKEIETKIEKLTSELPNRWPVSSVQWEVATAAHTKAATTSEVKLEASADNTWRAVGPVVPSDTYTFEIESSLPSVDRIRIEALTDGKSGPGRTAHGNFVLTEFTATLAGTDGKTGAVKVSRAEASFSQPKYAIADAIDGKPRTGWGIGGAETKAQTATFYFAEPQKLQKGGKVTLVLAQKFGQSHTIGQLRISLGATKADDPTAADSRKALVEASYRKWLAEQTPKAVEWTIIRPSDMKSSTPTLTLQPDGAILGSGDITKSDTYDLTFKNAPRGITAIRIEALPHESLPGNGPGMIYYEGPKGDFCLSELNLLVAGKEQKFGKTAHSYAAGNFESAKSIDGNPQTGWMINGQQGKPHCAVFALEKPTDAGGDLLIKMLFERHFAPALGHFRVSVTTDPKAIVSPVALPPTVESALLVGTPSAGSASSKDANDAKEPGNRSAAPLDASNVLFRQFLLTAPELAGARKEIDQLFKSIPEPTSTLVMTPRPPGHDRTTHVYHRGEFTSPKEPVQPGVPAALPPLPAGAPADRLAFARWLVSTENPLTARVTVNRQWQAFFGRGIVRTTEDFGLQGEMPSHPELLDWLAVQFMNDGWSMKRLHKLIVMSGTYRQSSEVPPALQTRDPQNVLLARGPRFRVEGEIVRDAALKAAGLLSGKMYGPSVFPPQPASVTTEGAYGQLAWKTSTGEDRYRRSLYTYMKRTAPYAMYGTFDAPSGEACVARRELSNTPLQALTVLNDEVFVEAAQSLGKLALEVKGDDAARATFVFRRILTREPAKDELAMLTAFASGQRARFKAKELDPAKFTNAKDGDITELATWTAVARAVLNLDESVTKD, encoded by the coding sequence ATGCCGAAACTTCCCCTCACACGGCTGTGGTCTGTTTCCGTGGTCTGCGTCCTGGCGTGGATCGTTGCACCGGCTGCGCGCGCGGCGGACGGCCCGGTCGACTTCAACCACGACGTTCGGCCGATTCTTTCGCAGTACTGCTTTAAGTGCCACGGCATCGACGACAAGTCCCGCAAGGCCAAGCTGCGGCTCGACGTTCGCGAGGCGGCGACCCGCGCCGGCAGTTCCGACGAAATCGCGATCGTCCCGGGTAAGCCGGACCAGAGCGAGATTATCAAACGCATCGTCAGTAACGACGAAGACGAAGTCATGCCGCCGCCTTCGATGAAGGTGAAGCTGACCGATGCCCAGAAGCAGACATTGCGGCGCTGGGTTGAGCAGGGCGCGGAATACGCGCCGCACTGGGCATTTGTAGGGCCCAAAGCCGCTACGCCACCGGCCGTTCGCAACGCCGATCGAGTTCGCAATCCGATTGACGCGTTCGTTTTGACGCGATTGGAGAAGGAAGGGTTGAACCCTTCGGCCGAGGCCGACAGGTACACGATCGTTCGTCGGGTGTACCTCGACCTGGTGGGTCTCCCACCGACGCCTGAAGAAGCGGACGCCTTCCTGAACGACAAATCGCCCGATGCGTACGAGAAACTGGTCGACCGGTTGCTCGCCTCGCCGCAATACGGCGAGCGATGGTCACGCCGCTGGCTCGACCTGGCCCGCTACGCCGACACCAACGGTTACGAGAAAGATCGCCCCCGAAGCATCTGGCCGTACCGTGACTGGGTCATCAAGGCGATCAACGCCGACATGCCGTTCGACCAGTTCACGGTCGAACAGCTCGCCGGCGACCTGCTGCCCAACGCGACGACGGATCAGAAGATCGCCACCGGCTTCCACCGTAACACGATGCGGAACGAGGAAGGCGGCATCGACCCGCTGGAGTTCCGGTTCTATTCGCTGGTCGATCGCGTCGGCACGACCGGCACCACCTGGCTGGGGATGACGATTGCCTGTGCCCAGTGCCACACGCACAAGTACGATCCCATCCTTCACACCGACTACTACCAGATGATGGCGTTCTTCAATAACGCCGACGAACCCGACCTCGAGATGCCGACGGCGGAACAGCTCGAAAAGAAGAAGGAAATCGAAACAAAGATTGAAAAGCTGACGTCGGAACTGCCGAACCGCTGGCCGGTGTCGAGCGTGCAGTGGGAGGTCGCGACCGCCGCGCACACAAAGGCCGCGACCACAAGCGAAGTAAAGCTCGAAGCTTCCGCGGACAACACCTGGCGGGCGGTGGGGCCGGTTGTTCCCTCCGATACGTACACGTTTGAGATCGAGTCGAGCCTTCCATCGGTGGATCGCATCCGCATTGAGGCCCTGACCGACGGAAAGTCCGGTCCGGGTAGGACGGCGCACGGCAACTTCGTTCTCACGGAGTTCACCGCGACCTTGGCCGGCACTGACGGCAAAACGGGGGCAGTCAAAGTCTCGCGCGCTGAGGCGAGTTTCTCGCAGCCGAAATACGCGATCGCCGACGCCATTGACGGAAAACCGCGCACGGGTTGGGGGATCGGCGGCGCCGAAACGAAGGCGCAGACCGCGACCTTCTATTTCGCCGAGCCGCAGAAGCTGCAGAAGGGTGGCAAGGTAACGCTTGTCCTGGCGCAGAAGTTCGGCCAGTCGCACACGATCGGGCAGTTGCGGATCAGCCTTGGCGCCACAAAAGCCGACGACCCAACCGCGGCCGACAGCCGAAAGGCGTTGGTCGAAGCCTCCTACCGCAAGTGGCTCGCCGAGCAGACGCCCAAAGCGGTCGAGTGGACGATCATCCGTCCTTCCGACATGAAGAGCAGCACGCCGACGCTTACGCTGCAGCCCGACGGCGCGATCCTTGGCAGCGGCGATATCACCAAGTCGGACACCTACGATCTGACTTTCAAGAACGCGCCCAGGGGAATCACGGCAATCCGTATTGAAGCGCTTCCGCACGAAAGCCTGCCCGGCAACGGACCAGGCATGATCTATTACGAAGGCCCGAAGGGTGACTTCTGCCTGAGCGAATTGAACCTGCTGGTCGCCGGCAAAGAACAGAAGTTCGGCAAGACGGCCCATAGCTACGCGGCGGGAAACTTCGAGTCGGCCAAGTCGATCGACGGTAACCCGCAGACCGGCTGGATGATCAACGGCCAGCAGGGCAAACCGCACTGCGCCGTCTTCGCCCTGGAAAAGCCGACAGACGCTGGCGGCGACCTGCTGATCAAGATGTTGTTTGAGCGGCATTTTGCCCCGGCACTCGGTCATTTCCGGGTTTCGGTGACCACCGATCCGAAAGCGATCGTGAGTCCCGTAGCGCTACCGCCGACGGTGGAGTCGGCTCTCCTGGTGGGAACGCCGAGCGCCGGCTCGGCTTCTTCGAAAGATGCGAATGACGCAAAAGAGCCGGGCAATCGCTCGGCCGCCCCATTGGACGCTTCGAACGTCCTTTTCCGTCAATTCCTGCTCACGGCCCCCGAATTGGCCGGCGCTCGTAAGGAGATCGACCAACTCTTCAAGAGTATTCCGGAGCCCACCAGCACACTCGTGATGACACCCCGCCCTCCGGGACACGACCGCACCACGCACGTGTATCACCGCGGCGAGTTCACGTCGCCGAAGGAACCGGTTCAGCCCGGCGTTCCCGCGGCGTTGCCGCCGTTGCCGGCAGGCGCGCCGGCCGACCGGCTGGCGTTTGCGCGCTGGCTGGTGTCGACGGAGAACCCGCTGACGGCGCGCGTGACGGTCAATCGCCAGTGGCAGGCCTTCTTCGGCCGGGGCATCGTCCGCACGACCGAAGACTTCGGCCTGCAGGGGGAAATGCCGTCTCACCCCGAACTGCTCGACTGGCTCGCAGTCCAGTTCATGAACGACGGCTGGTCGATGAAGCGGCTGCACAAGTTGATCGTCATGAGCGGCACGTATCGGCAGTCGTCGGAGGTTCCGCCGGCGCTGCAGACGCGTGACCCGCAGAACGTCCTGCTCGCCCGCGGGCCTCGATTCCGCGTGGAGGGAGAGATCGTCCGCGATGCGGCGCTCAAGGCGGCCGGGCTGCTGTCGGGCAAGATGTACGGCCCCAGCGTCTTCCCGCCGCAACCGGCGTCAGTCACCACCGAAGGCGCGTACGGCCAGTTGGCATGGAAGACCAGCACCGGGGAAGACCGGTATCGACGAAGTCTTTATACCTACATGAAGCGGACGGCCCCCTACGCCATGTACGGAACCTTCGACGCCCCCAGCGGCGAGGCGTGCGTGGCACGGCGTGAGCTTTCCAACACGCCGTTGCAGGCACTGACCGTGCTCAACGATGAGGTCTTCGTCGAGGCGGCGCAGTCGCTCGGCAAGCTCGCACTGGAAGTCAAAGGTGATGACGCGGCCCGGGCGACGTTTGTATTCCGCAGAATCCTCACCCGTGAGCCGGCCAAAGACGAGTTGGCGATGTTGACGGCGTTTGCATCCGGTCAACGGGCGCGATTCAAGGCCAAGGAACTCGACCCCGCGAAGTTCACGAATGCAAAGGACGGCGACATCACGGAACTGGCAACGTGGACCGCTGTCGCCCGCGCGGTATTGAACCTGGACGAGTCCGTAACGAAGGACTGA
- a CDS encoding L-rhamnose isomerase: MADTAFHSARQRYADLGVDVDAALSRLAGISISLHCWQGDDVTGFESSSQSLGGGIAVTGSYPGKARNPAELREDLDKALSLIPGSHRLNLHASYGEFGGVKVDRDQIDVSHFAGWIDWARSRRMGLDFNPTFFSHPLAADGFTIAHSDDGIRGFWVRHGQICRKIGAAMGAALGSPTVTNVWIPDGYKDTPVDRLAPRRRLEDSLDRIFAEPLSPAHNLDAVEPKLFGLGSESYVVGSHEFYLGYAIRRGKLMCLDAGHYHPTETIADKLTSVLMSVDRVLLHVSRGVRWDSDHVVTLNEELLAISHELVRNDLLGRVHIGMDYFDASINRVAAWVIGARNVLKSLLIALLEPTERLRQVELNRDLTARLAILEECKSLPWGAVWDEYCRRQSTPVGQSWLDEVRAYEQLVLSKR, from the coding sequence ATGGCCGACACCGCTTTTCACTCCGCTCGCCAGCGATACGCCGATCTTGGCGTCGATGTTGACGCCGCTTTGTCGCGTCTGGCCGGTATATCGATCTCCCTGCACTGCTGGCAGGGAGACGATGTCACCGGATTTGAAAGTTCCAGCCAGTCGCTCGGCGGCGGTATTGCCGTGACCGGGAGCTACCCCGGTAAGGCCCGTAACCCAGCCGAACTTCGCGAGGACCTCGACAAAGCACTGTCGCTCATCCCCGGATCTCACCGGCTCAATCTGCACGCCAGCTACGGCGAGTTCGGCGGTGTCAAGGTCGATCGTGACCAGATCGATGTAAGCCATTTCGCAGGCTGGATCGATTGGGCTCGAAGCCGGCGTATGGGGTTGGACTTCAACCCGACGTTTTTCAGCCATCCGCTCGCTGCCGACGGATTCACGATCGCCCATTCAGATGACGGAATTCGCGGGTTCTGGGTTCGCCACGGCCAAATTTGCCGAAAGATCGGTGCCGCCATGGGGGCGGCGCTGGGGTCGCCGACCGTCACGAATGTCTGGATTCCGGACGGCTACAAGGATACCCCTGTGGATCGCCTTGCCCCGCGCCGACGACTTGAAGACTCGCTGGACCGCATCTTTGCCGAGCCGCTAAGCCCGGCTCATAACCTCGACGCGGTCGAACCCAAGCTGTTCGGTCTGGGCTCGGAGAGCTATGTCGTCGGCTCACACGAGTTTTACCTTGGCTACGCGATCCGTCGTGGCAAGCTCATGTGCTTGGACGCCGGTCACTATCACCCCACGGAGACCATCGCCGACAAGCTGACCAGTGTGCTGATGTCGGTGGATCGGGTTCTGCTGCACGTCAGCCGGGGTGTCAGGTGGGACAGCGATCATGTCGTGACGCTGAACGAAGAGCTGCTGGCGATCAGCCACGAGCTGGTGCGGAACGACCTGCTCGGGCGGGTGCATATCGGCATGGACTATTTCGACGCCAGCATCAATCGAGTGGCGGCGTGGGTCATCGGTGCTCGAAACGTGCTGAAGTCGCTGTTGATTGCCCTTCTGGAGCCGACCGAGCGGCTGCGACAGGTGGAGCTGAACCGAGATCTGACTGCCCGGCTTGCGATACTGGAAGAGTGCAAATCTTTGCCATGGGGAGCCGTGTGGGACGAGTATTGCCGGCGACAGAGCACGCCGGTGGGCCAATCCTGGCTGGATGAGGTCCGAGCCTACGAGCAACTGGTGCTCTCCAAACGGTGA
- the rho gene encoding transcription termination factor Rho — MTNGPATNGHVEGLLYQADERQDGQLRDPVHMLRPAKGNLVVPRQLIRELRLRPGLLLRGQPRGRTLGRIEAIEGQPVDNYHDTVPIYDGTALDPQPQIKLEHNPAELTTRIIDILAPVGFGQRGLIVAPPRTGKTILMQNIAKGIAANYPNVLLWLLLVDERPEEVTDMKRNVPGTVFASSNDNTIDKHLDLSQLVIERAKRQVEYGRDVVILMDSLTRVGRAFNTGGQGGGRTMSGGLDNRALEIPKKLFGAARKIENGGSLTIMATCLVDTGSRMDQVIFEEFKGTGNMELTLDRKLSDQRIFPALNIAESGTRKEEKLLDERSMTAARNIRRHLMNMPPAQAMKNLCDALTKQPTNQQLFSTIKMG; from the coding sequence ATGACCAACGGTCCAGCGACCAACGGACACGTCGAAGGCCTGCTTTATCAGGCCGACGAACGGCAGGACGGACAGCTTCGTGACCCTGTTCACATGCTCCGCCCGGCAAAGGGGAATCTAGTTGTTCCTCGTCAACTCATTCGCGAGCTTCGGCTACGCCCGGGGCTTCTGCTGCGCGGCCAGCCGCGCGGGCGAACCCTCGGCCGGATCGAGGCGATCGAAGGCCAGCCGGTAGACAATTACCACGACACCGTCCCGATCTATGACGGCACCGCGCTTGACCCTCAGCCGCAGATCAAGCTCGAGCACAACCCTGCCGAACTGACGACCCGCATCATCGACATCCTTGCGCCCGTCGGCTTCGGCCAGCGCGGGTTGATCGTCGCCCCGCCGCGCACCGGCAAGACGATCCTGATGCAGAACATCGCCAAGGGGATCGCCGCCAACTATCCCAACGTGCTCCTGTGGCTCCTGCTCGTCGACGAGCGGCCGGAGGAAGTCACCGACATGAAGCGAAACGTACCCGGGACGGTCTTCGCCAGCAGCAACGACAACACGATCGACAAGCATCTGGACCTGTCGCAACTGGTGATCGAACGCGCCAAGCGGCAGGTGGAATACGGCCGCGACGTGGTGATCCTGATGGACTCACTCACGCGCGTCGGCCGAGCCTTTAATACCGGCGGCCAGGGCGGCGGGCGAACCATGTCCGGCGGCCTCGACAACCGGGCGCTGGAAATCCCCAAGAAGCTTTTCGGCGCTGCCAGAAAGATCGAGAACGGCGGAAGCCTGACGATCATGGCGACGTGTCTTGTTGACACCGGCAGCCGCATGGACCAGGTGATCTTCGAAGAGTTCAAGGGCACCGGCAACATGGAGCTGACGCTCGACCGCAAGCTCAGCGATCAGCGCATCTTCCCCGCGCTCAACATCGCCGAGAGTGGCACCCGCAAGGAAGAGAAGCTGCTCGACGAGCGCTCGATGACGGCGGCCCGCAACATCCGCCGCCATCTAATGAACATGCCGCCGGCACAGGCGATGAAGAACCTCTGCGACGCGTTGACCAAGCAGCCGACAAATCAGCAGTTGTTCAGCACGATCAAGATGGGGTGA
- a CDS encoding ATP-binding protein has translation MQDFEKLGAFYLGREYDLAARKAEDNLILYDSKDLTTHAVCVGMTGSGKTGLCQALLEEAAIDGIPAIVIDPKGDLGNLLLTFPQLRAEDFAPWINEDDARRKGVSPADFAAGQAKLWKDGLASWGQDGSRIQKLRDSADFAIYTPGSTAGIPVSIVKSFNAPPPAIRDDTEAFGDRISTTVTSLLGLAGVDADPMQSREHILLSAILSHVWRQGQNLDLGSLIAQIQQPPMTKLGVMDLESVFPQKDRFGLAMRLNNLLAAPGFEAWMSGEPLDIGAMLHSPAGKPKISIFSISHLSDAERMFFVSMLLNETLGWVRQQPGTTSLRALVYMDEIFGYFPPVQNPPSKLPLLTLLKQARAFGVGMVLATQNPVDLDYKGLSNCGTWFIGRLQTERDKARVLDGLEGASSTAGGSFNRGEMEKILSQLGSRVFLMNNVHEDAPVIFESRWVMSYLRGPLTRNQIKLLQGGAPSATATPAAVTAPAAAPAVSAAPVVAAVIPASPPAAPSLTAGVRPVLSPGVPQYFLPVRSQQPAGAKLQYVPAILGRADIYFRDSKSGADAQQTYSYLGDLEPGPVPLMWENAREVQVDERDLDPQPSGNAIFADVHPEAARARSYDGWKKMLSDWIYRGAKLEVFKSSSLGLTSKPGESERDFRVHLQQVAREGRDEQVEKLRTKYAPKLAALQDRIRRAEQQVAVQREQASGAKTSTLISVGATILGALLGRKTLSMGNVSRAGTAARGVGRSMKESSDVDRAQENVDALKQQFADLESQFNEETAALDARSDVANETLERLPMRPKKTDITVKLVCLAWTPNWVAASGTIAAWE, from the coding sequence ATGCAGGACTTCGAAAAACTCGGCGCGTTCTACCTCGGCCGCGAATATGACCTAGCCGCCCGCAAGGCCGAAGACAACCTGATCCTTTACGATTCGAAGGATCTCACGACCCACGCCGTTTGCGTCGGCATGACGGGCAGCGGCAAGACCGGCTTATGCCAAGCGCTCCTCGAAGAAGCCGCGATCGACGGCATCCCCGCAATTGTCATCGACCCCAAAGGCGATCTGGGGAATCTACTGCTGACCTTCCCACAGCTTCGGGCGGAAGACTTTGCACCATGGATCAACGAAGACGACGCCCGCCGGAAGGGCGTCTCCCCCGCCGACTTTGCCGCCGGGCAGGCCAAGCTGTGGAAAGACGGACTGGCGTCATGGGGGCAGGACGGTTCGCGCATTCAGAAGCTGCGCGACTCGGCCGACTTTGCAATCTATACGCCCGGTAGCACGGCCGGTATTCCGGTGTCGATCGTCAAGTCGTTCAACGCCCCGCCACCGGCGATCCGTGACGATACCGAAGCGTTCGGCGACCGTATCAGCACGACGGTCACCAGCCTGCTCGGCCTGGCCGGCGTTGATGCCGACCCGATGCAAAGCCGCGAACACATCCTGCTGTCGGCGATCCTGTCGCACGTCTGGCGGCAGGGACAGAATTTGGACCTGGGTTCTCTGATCGCCCAAATCCAGCAGCCGCCGATGACGAAGCTCGGCGTGATGGACCTGGAATCGGTCTTCCCGCAGAAAGATCGCTTCGGCCTGGCGATGCGGCTGAACAATCTTTTGGCCGCGCCTGGATTCGAAGCCTGGATGAGCGGCGAGCCGCTCGACATCGGCGCGATGCTGCACTCCCCGGCCGGCAAGCCGAAGATCAGCATCTTCTCGATCAGCCATCTGTCGGACGCCGAGCGGATGTTCTTCGTCTCGATGCTGCTGAACGAGACGCTCGGCTGGGTGCGGCAGCAGCCGGGGACGACCAGCCTGCGGGCGCTGGTCTACATGGACGAAATCTTCGGCTACTTCCCGCCGGTACAGAATCCGCCGAGCAAACTGCCGCTCCTGACACTCTTGAAGCAGGCCCGCGCGTTCGGCGTGGGCATGGTGCTGGCGACGCAGAACCCGGTCGATCTGGATTACAAGGGGCTGAGCAACTGCGGCACCTGGTTCATCGGACGACTGCAAACGGAGCGCGACAAGGCCCGCGTACTCGACGGGCTGGAGGGCGCATCATCCACCGCCGGCGGAAGCTTCAATCGCGGTGAGATGGAGAAGATCCTGTCGCAGCTCGGCAGCCGGGTGTTCCTGATGAACAACGTGCATGAAGATGCGCCGGTCATCTTCGAATCGCGGTGGGTGATGTCGTATCTCCGCGGCCCGCTGACTCGCAACCAGATCAAGTTGCTTCAAGGTGGCGCGCCATCGGCGACTGCAACACCAGCGGCCGTGACGGCACCTGCAGCGGCCCCGGCGGTGTCGGCGGCTCCGGTTGTTGCTGCTGTAATCCCTGCCTCGCCGCCCGCGGCGCCATCGTTAACGGCGGGTGTTCGCCCGGTCCTGTCGCCGGGAGTCCCGCAGTACTTCCTGCCGGTTCGCTCGCAGCAGCCGGCTGGCGCGAAGCTTCAATATGTACCGGCGATCCTCGGCCGGGCGGACATCTACTTCCGCGACAGCAAGTCGGGCGCTGACGCCCAGCAGACGTACAGTTACCTCGGTGACCTGGAGCCCGGGCCGGTGCCGCTGATGTGGGAGAACGCCCGCGAAGTTCAGGTCGATGAGCGCGATCTGGATCCGCAGCCGTCTGGAAACGCAATCTTTGCCGACGTCCACCCCGAAGCCGCCCGTGCCCGCAGTTACGACGGCTGGAAGAAGATGCTGTCGGATTGGATCTACCGCGGTGCGAAGCTGGAAGTCTTCAAGAGTTCATCGCTGGGCCTCACGAGCAAGCCGGGTGAATCGGAGCGAGATTTCCGCGTCCACCTGCAGCAGGTCGCCCGCGAAGGCCGCGACGAGCAGGTCGAGAAGCTGCGAACGAAGTACGCTCCGAAGCTGGCGGCACTGCAGGATCGCATCCGTCGCGCCGAACAGCAGGTCGCCGTTCAGCGGGAACAGGCCAGCGGGGCCAAGACGTCAACTCTCATCTCCGTTGGCGCGACGATCCTGGGCGCGTTGCTGGGCCGCAAAACCCTGTCCATGGGCAACGTGAGCCGGGCCGGCACGGCGGCGCGCGGCGTCGGCCGGTCGATGAAGGAAAGCTCGGATGTCGATCGCGCGCAGGAAAATGTCGATGCCCTCAAACAGCAGTTCGCCGATCTGGAATCACAGTTCAACGAAGAGACGGCGGCGCTTGATGCGCGATCCGATGTCGCTAACGAAACGCTGGAGCGTCTTCCCATGCGACCGAAGAAAACGGATATCACTGTCAAACTCGTCTGTCTCGCCTGGACCCCGAATTGGGTCGCCGCATCCGGCACGATTGCAGCGTGGGAGTGA
- a CDS encoding lysophospholipid acyltransferase family protein — protein MPDQDDDNRKPATVTRRFRFLCEYLLVFGWTFGLRLLPRRAALCWGTVLGTGAYFLLRSDRRVAMANLDIVFGDRRSIWFKRELALETFQRIGEVMMGLLWAPRLDRRLVARLVDGEAFLQTLRQLDASHRGVVIVTPHYGDWELACIAGGFAGYPMVSVAEPLANERIDRLLTECRTSSGNGIIPPKYALLKLVRALRSGQRVGLLCDVNGRRGRGGVWNQFFGLAIYNGVAMAELALRTKSAIVFVAAEPLRDGRLHIRSTLLDPVSTADRADDIRRVTQDVTNLVEEQVRRNPRPWLWTYKRWKRRPTEARNPYPHYSNYKRVE, from the coding sequence ATGCCAGATCAAGACGATGACAACCGTAAGCCGGCGACCGTCACCCGGCGATTCCGATTTCTATGTGAGTATCTTCTGGTTTTCGGCTGGACCTTCGGCCTGCGCCTGCTGCCCCGAAGGGCGGCGCTCTGCTGGGGCACCGTGCTCGGAACGGGGGCATATTTCCTGCTGCGCTCCGACCGTCGCGTAGCGATGGCGAATCTCGACATCGTCTTTGGCGACCGCCGATCAATATGGTTCAAGCGGGAACTGGCGCTGGAAACGTTTCAGCGAATCGGCGAAGTCATGATGGGCCTGCTTTGGGCGCCGCGACTGGATCGCCGGCTCGTCGCCCGACTGGTGGACGGCGAAGCGTTCCTTCAGACGCTCAGGCAACTGGACGCCTCGCACCGGGGCGTGGTGATCGTTACGCCACACTACGGCGACTGGGAGCTGGCGTGTATTGCCGGCGGGTTCGCGGGATATCCGATGGTCAGCGTCGCCGAGCCGCTCGCCAATGAACGCATCGATCGTCTGCTGACCGAATGCCGCACGTCCTCAGGAAACGGGATCATCCCGCCCAAATATGCCTTGTTGAAGCTCGTACGAGCGCTGCGATCGGGCCAGCGTGTCGGACTACTCTGCGATGTGAATGGTCGCCGGGGGCGCGGCGGCGTATGGAACCAGTTCTTCGGCCTGGCGATCTACAACGGCGTGGCGATGGCAGAACTGGCGCTGCGAACGAAGTCGGCGATCGTCTTCGTCGCCGCCGAGCCTCTGCGCGACGGCCGACTGCACATTCGGTCGACGCTGCTCGATCCTGTATCGACAGCAGACCGCGCCGATGACATCCGCCGGGTTACTCAGGACGTCACAAACCTGGTTGAAGAGCAAGTTCGCAGGAACCCCCGTCCCTGGCTTTGGACGTACAAACGATGGAAGCGGCGTCCGACAGAAGCGCGCAATCCTTACCCGCACTATTCCAACTACAAGCGAGTTGAGTAG